From the genome of Podospora bellae-mahoneyi strain CBS 112042 chromosome 2, whole genome shotgun sequence:
CAATCCAAATATAATTGATGGTTGCGATAatggtggagagagagggacaGCTCCAAGAAGCTCCCCCAGCTCCGCTGACGTTGACGGCTTGGCAACCGACCTGCCAAGACAGTCGCACAGCACAGGGTGCGCACGGACACATCCCGAGTGGGCAGGAGAATTTGGATATCACTGCTCTCACTTACACACTTGCAAGAAACCCTCATCGGACCTCCAAAGAACAATCACAAGATGCTGCAAAGATTCGGCAGAGGTCTCTCCAAGCCAGTAGCACTGGAATCCTATACCTCATCATGTGGATCTTTACGAACCTACCGACAACTCCACAACACTACTCGAAGAGAGGCAGAAGATTCAAGAGACGACGATGAGAAGTCAGCATATGAGCGCTCAGTTGAATTCTTGAACATCGATCCAGAAAATAAAACAGTCACAACCGTCGTCGGAAACTTACCCCTCTCCCCAATTATGGATCCCGAGTTTCACAAAGCCCGAAACAATTTCACCAAATCAAAGCCAAAGCACGCTGCCCGCCCAAAAGACAAGTTCCGCAGGCAACTGGAGAGAAATCCCTATGGTGTGTTGATTCCCAGGCCTCACTTTGCTTCTCGCAGGGCTCTAACAAATTTACACAGCCCGAATGCTCGCTGAGCGCGTCAGAACCTGTGATATCACCGGAACACCCCTTCCAAAACCCCTCTTGCAGCGCTTCAAGCTCGGCCAGGATCCAACCACAGAAACAACATGGTGGATGCCACAAGATCTTGAGAGTAAAGTTccaaaagaaggaggggatgttCCGGCCGCTACCGAACTTCCGGGCCCTTCTGCGTATACTCTCAACAGCCGTTTGTTTCTACAAGAACTCGTCACGCCCAAAGGCATGTATTCCTCGAGTTCCAGCAGACTACTACGTGCAACTGAGAGCGGGACGGGGCGATACACATCCGCCTTGAATAATGCTCGATGGCGTAAAGACATGGATACCTATCTGCTGGAAACAATGCGCAAACGTGTTTTTGAAGGTCTCATACATGCCGCTCATCTGGCTGAGAAGGGTGGATCAGATGGCAGACCACGCAAATATGTTACCAAGCTCAACAGCTGGAACGAAGTGAGCGAGTTGAAGCAGCGGCAATGTGTCTTGTTTTTCGGGCCTCCAGAAGGCCTTTCCCCTGGCCCTGCGATGGCCTCCGTTCCGTCAGCAATTTCGACCATGGCTATCAAAGGCTCAAAGTTCGGCGAGAAGATCGCAGTGCATGACATGCGAGTGGTGCTGGGCAGAGAACACTTGGCCAAGTTAAGACAAGAATCTACATTACTTCAGGACGGATCATTGTATATGTTGAGGGGACAGGCGAGCATGAGACTGAACATGCTGATATGGAAGCTGCAAGAGTACATTGCTGGCTCGGAAGATTCAGTGGGCGAGGTGGACGATGGGGAGACAGTACCACAACGATCCGAAGATTCCGCGGCCGAACTTGTTCAACCCCAAGAAGAGGACTGGGAGTCGTTACTGGATGACGATCTGGACAGGGCTGAAGATCTCAGAGACTGAGCCGAGGCATGGTAACAGGCGGAGTCTCATCTTTATCACAATAAAGGAGAGCAATTGGCCACACCTCACCGCTAGAGTCAGAAATCTTGCTATAATCTCACAGGGATGAAACGGTGGGATTGAAGGGGCTGGTGATTACGCAGAAACGTGTGGGTTGTGACGAATGCCAAACTCGGGCTCAAGACTAAATCCCGCCATGGAGGGCCATTTTCAGAGCAGACCGAAGCAATGATGGCACGGACGGCACTCCACGGGCAATCGTGATCTTCCGCCTCGGTGAAATGGCAGGGTTGACAAGCTGGTTAATCCAATCAGAAGGCAATGAATCTTACAGCCTCGCGCATTGTTGCACGGGCGAGGTCTTGACCGCATTACCTGGGCAAAATAATTGCTGCAGGCCACTCCTGATATGGATGGGACTTTGCAAATCGTCAACGCTGTTGCCATGGGGCGTGGGGGTCAAAGGTGACAGTCGACTTTAGACCGCGAAGGGTCCTCCTGGTGGCGCATAGTGCACTTCTTGATGCGTTTTTCTTTGTTCAACAAACTATCACTATGGACTCTCGACTCGGTAACATGCTCAAAATGCCTCCAATATGGAATTGGGAACAGCTTACAGACACAATATGGGTTGCTTGGTCATGGTTTTGGAGTGGTGCTGCCGCACTTTGTTCGGACGTTCTCTATTCCACAGGGCCTCGGAATCACACCCCCTGGCTATGCCCGCTCGATATTTGGGTCAAGATCACGATGAGTGTCATTGGACTAGCTCTGACCTCTACGGGTATCTGGGCAGCCGTCTCCTCGGTGATAGAGGCCAAAACAGCAAACGAGTTGGCGCAGTGGACTTCGACCAAAGACTTTGTCGAGTTTTGCGAGTCTGTAAGTGAAGCCTTTTGTTTTGTAACAGCAGACCCGGATGGAAAAGTGACTGATAATCCGAAAGCATAACTTCAATGCTTCGAACTGTATGAGTGCTCGAAACAAAACACTACTCCTCCACCCGGCTTCTCGCTGCTTAGATGGCGGTCTTTGTCAGTTAGTCTATGGGGCTCCAACTGGACGCCAGAAGAAAGTCAACACTACAGCCTTGACATCACCTCGATTCTTTGCTTCGTCATCGGTGCGATTTTTCTGGTCATCGTCATTGGAACCGCTCTCAGAAGAATCAGCTTTGGGCCAAGCCACCACTCTTCTAATCTTCCTCTTGCTCGCTCATCCAATGAGCTCACTGAAAACAACGATCGGATTGTGCAAGAAGTCGGACCCCGTCACCGGAAATCGACTGGCAGACGTAGACGTGAAGCACGACAAGACCGAATCTCCCGATACCGAACAATCGAAAGCAATCACACGGTAGATGACGACACAAGCAGTGATGAACTATACACGCATGGAGAGGACACGACGCGGTCTAGGTTACGGTTGCGAaggagggcgaagagggtggtAACTGATGAGAATGTTTAGTTGATT
Proteins encoded in this window:
- a CDS encoding hypothetical protein (EggNog:ENOG503P51C), which codes for MLQRFGRGLSKPVALESYTSSCGSLRTYRQLHNTTRREAEDSRDDDEKSAYERSVEFLNIDPENKTVTTVVGNLPLSPIMDPEFHKARNNFTKSKPKHAARPKDKFRRQLERNPYARMLAERVRTCDITGTPLPKPLLQRFKLGQDPTTETTWWMPQDLESKVPKEGGDVPAATELPGPSAYTLNSRLFLQELVTPKGMYSSSSSRLLRATESGTGRYTSALNNARWRKDMDTYLLETMRKRVFEGLIHAAHLAEKGGSDGRPRKYVTKLNSWNEVSELKQRQCVLFFGPPEGLSPGPAMASVPSAISTMAIKGSKFGEKIAVHDMRVVLGREHLAKLRQESTLLQDGSLYMLRGQASMRLNMLIWKLQEYIAGSEDSVGEVDDGETVPQRSEDSAAELVQPQEEDWESLLDDDLDRAEDLRD